Sequence from the Egibacter rhizosphaerae genome:
ATGTTCTGCGTGATCCGCTCGCCGCACAAGTACAAGGACTCGCGCGAGCACTTCGAGATGCGCACCCACAAGCGGCTCATCGATATCCACGACCCGACCCAGAAGACCGTCGACTCGCTGATGCGGCTCGACCTCCCGGCGGGCGTCGACATCGAGATCAAGCTCTGACCACACGCCGAACGGCGCCGCCGGCCATCGGCGCCGGGGTGCGCCACGACACCCCCGTGGTGGGGACGTCGGCGTACCGCCGTAGCAGCACCAACCCGGACATCGAACAGGACGCGAGGCGAGCAGACGATGGTTGCACGAGGGATTCTCGGCACGAAGGTCGGGATGACGCAGGTGTTCGACGATGACGCCCACGTCATCCCGGTCACGGTCGTGCGCGCGGGGCCGTGCCCCGTCGTGCAGGTCCGCACGCCCGAGCGGGACGGCTACCACGCCGTGCAGCTGGGGTACGGCACCGACGACAACCCCACGAAGCCCGTGGCCGGACACTTCGCCGCGGCGGGCGTCGAGCCCACCGAGCACCTGGTGGAGTTGCCGCTCGAGGGCGAGTACCAGCCCGGCGACGTGGTCACCGTGGCCCAGTTCGTCGACGGGCAGCACGTCGATGTCGCCGGCACGAGCAAGGGCAAGGGTTTCGCCGGCGTGATGAAGCGCCACGGCTTCGGGGGTCAGCGCGCCAGCCACGGTGCCCACAAGACCCACCGGGCGCCCGGCGCCATCGGAGGCGCCGCGACGCCGTCGCGGGTCTTCCCCGGTAAGCGCATGGCCGGCCGCATGGGTGCCGAGCGCGTGACGGTGCAGAGCCTCGAGCTCGTGCGGGTCGATCCCGAGCGCAACCTGCTGCTGATCCGTGGGAGCGTGCCCGGGCCGAACGGCGGCCTGCTGGACATCCGTGACGCCGCCAAGCGGCCGAGCCCCGCGGGCGCCGAGGGAGGTGACGAGTGATGGCCCAGCACGCGACGACCGAGGTGCAGGCCGAAGTCCTCGACGAGCAGGGCGCGGTCGTCGACACGGTCGACCTCGCGCCCGAGTGGTTCGGGGTCGAGCCGAACGTGCCGGTCATGCACCAGGTGGTGACCGCGCAGCTCGCGAACGCGCGGCGCGACACCGCGAAGACGAAGACGCGCGGCGAGCGGCGCGGCGGTGGCCGCAAGCCCTGGCGCCAGAAGGGGACCGGGCGTGCCCGCCAGGGGTCCATCCGGGCGCCCCAGTGGGTCGGCGGCGGTGTCGCGCACGGCCCCACCGGCCAGCAGAACCACGGGCAGCGGGTCAACAAGAAGGTCAAGCGCAAGGCGCTGGCCGGCGCGCTCTCCGACCGTGCGGGCGAGGAGGCCCTCAAGGTCGTGCGCGGACTCGCTCCCGAGGTCCCGCGGACGAAGGCCGCGCGGGCCTTCCTCTCCGGTGCCGGGATCGAGGACGCGAAGGTCCTGCTCGTGCTGGCAGGCCGGCACGTGGGGGTGGAGAAGAGCTTCGACAACCTGCCCAACGTGCACGTGTTGATGGTCGACCAGCTGAACACGTACGACGTGCTGCGTAGCGACGTCGTCGTCGTGCAGGAGGACGCCCTGGCGTTGATCGGCACCGGGCAGCGCGCGACCGCGACCGGGGACGACGCGGATGCGGGGGTGACGACCAGTGAGGAACGCGCGCGACGTCATCATCGCCCCGGTGGTGAGCGAGAAGAGCTACGAGCTGCTCGACGAGGGCCGCTACACGTTCCTCGTGCACCCCGAGGCGAACAAGACCGAGATCAAGCAGGCCGTCGAGGAGATCTGGGACGTGTCGGTCGCCAAGGTGAACACCTTGAACCGCAAGGGCAAGCGCAAGCGCTTCCGGTTCACCGAGGGCCGACGCAAGGACACCAAGCGCGCGATCGTGATCCTCGCCGACGGCGACGAGATCGACATCTTCGACGCCGGCCTCTAGCCGTCGGCGCGGACGACCACCCCGAGCAAGCACACGAAGGCTGAGACGATGGCGATTCGCAGAGAGAAGCCGATCACCGCCGGACGGCGCGGGATGAGCACGCCGGACTTCGCCGAGGTCACTCGCGGCGAACCGGAGAAGTCGCTCACCAAGCCGAACCCGAAGCGTGCGGGGCGCAACACCCACGGGCGCATCACGACGCGCCACCAGGGTGGTGGGCACAAGCGCAAGCTGCGCGAGATCGACTTCCGCCGCACCAAGGACGGCGTGCCCGCCAGGGTCGCGAGCATCGAGTACGACCCGAACCGGTCGGCGCGCATCGCCCTGCTGAACTATGTGGACGGCGAGAAGCGCTACATCCTGGCGCCCGACCGTCTCAAGGTCGGCCAATGGGTCGAATCCGGCGAGGGTGCGGACATCCGCGCCGGCAACGCGTTGCCCCTGCGCAACATCCCGGTCGGAACGACCGTGCACGCCGTCGAGTTGCGTCCCGGGGGTGGCGCAAAGCTCGGGCGCAGCGCGGGTAACCGCGTGCAGTTGCTCGCCAAGGAGGGCAAGAAGGCCGCGGTGCGTCTGCCCTCCGGTGAGGTCCGCCTGGTCCTCGCGGATTGCCGGGCCACCGTCGGCTCGGTGGGCAACGCGGAGCACGAGCTCGTGCAGGTCGGCAAGGCCGGCCGCAGCCGGTGGAAGAACCAGCGGCCGACGACCCGGGGTGTCGCGATGAACCCGGCCGACCACCCGCTCGGTGGCGGCGAGGGCAAGAGCTCGGGTGGGCGGCACCCCACAAACCCCAAGGGCAAGCCCGAGGGCCGCACCCGCAAGGCCAAGAAGGCGTCCGACGCCGACATCATCCGCCGGCGCGGCAAGCGCCGTCGTCGCTAGGGCAGAAAGGGCTGACACGCCATGCCGCGCAGCGTCAAGAAGGGTCCGTTCGTCGATCTGCATCTCGAGAAGAAGGTCGACGAGCTCAACCGCAAGAACGAGAAGCGCGTCATCAAGACCTGGTCGCGCCGCTCGGAGATCTCGCCCGAGATGGTCGGCCACACGATCGCGGTGCACGACGGCCGGAAGCACGTGCCGGTGTTCATCAGCGAGTCGATGGTCGGGCACAAGCTCGGTGAGTTCGCGCCCACGCGCGCCATCAAGTGGCGCGGAGCGGGGGAGAAGCAGCAGGTCCGAGGCAAGCGCCGGTAGACCCTCGGAGCCGGTTCGTCCGGCCCGGGACAACGATTGCTGGGAAAGAACCAGGCAAGGAGTCACGATGCAGGCGAAGGCCACGCTCCGCTACGCGCGGGTCGCGCCACCGAAGGTGCGCCAGATCACGCGCGATCTGCGTGGGCTCGGCGTCGAGGAGGCCCGCGCCGTCCTCGACCTCGAGACCAAGGGCGCGGCGCGAGATGTCCGCAAGACCTTGGACTCGGCCGCCGCCAACGCGGAGAACAACCACGAGCTCGATCCCGAGGACCTCGTGATCGAGCGGATCGTGGTCGAGGAGGGCCCCGTCCTGCGGCGGTTCCGGCCGCGCGCGATGGGGCGCGCGACGCGGATCCGCAAGCGCACCACCCACCTCACCGTGGTCCTCACCGACGGCGAGGACGAGGAGCCCGCCCCGTCACGGGGCAAGGGCGCCTCCAAGGCGGCGGCAGCCGCCGCGACGGGGGCGGCCGCCGGTGAGGGCGAGCACGAGTCCAGCCAGTCCGACGGCGACGACGCCGGCAGCGCGTAGGCCGCAGAGGAGATCGAAGTGGGCCAGAAGATCCACCCGTACGGGTTCCGGCTCGGCGTCATCAAGGACCACACGTCCCGTTGGTTCGCGGATGCCGACTACGCGAGCTACGTCGCGGAGGACGAGCGGATCCGCCGCTACATCAGCGAGCGGGTCCGTCACTCCGGCGTGAGCCAGATCATCATCGAACGCACCCGGGAGCGCATCACCGTGGACGTGTGGTCCGCGCGGCCGGGCATCGTCATCGGACGGCGCGGCGCAGAGGCCGATGCCATCCGTGGCGAGCTGGAGAAGATGACCGGCAAGTCGATCAAGCTCAACATCAAGGAGATCAAGACTCCCGAGCTCGACGCGCAGGTCACCGCCCACAACGTCGCCGAGCAGTTGCGCGGGCGTGTCAGCTTCCGTCGTGCGATGCGGCGCGCCACCCAGAACGCGATGAAGGCCGGCGCCAAGGGCGTGCGGGTGCAGTGCTCCGGGCGCCTCGGCGGCGCGGAGATGAGCCGCACCGAGTGGTACCGCGAGGGCCAGGTGCCCCTGCACACGCTGCGCGCCGACATCGACTACGGGTTCGACGAGGCACGCACGACCTACGGTCGCATCGGTGTGAAGGTCTGGATCTACAAGGGCGAGATCCTGCCGGAGCAAGGCCAGGAGCCGGTGCGTCCGTCGCGTCCGAAGCGTCGCAAGGCGGACACGCCGACCGAGCCG
This genomic interval carries:
- the rpsJ gene encoding 30S ribosomal protein S10, with protein sequence MADQKIRIRLKAYDHEVIDASARKIVDTVERTGARITGPVPLPTEKNMFCVIRSPHKYKDSREHFEMRTHKRLIDIHDPTQKTVDSLMRLDLPAGVDIEIKL
- the rpsC gene encoding 30S ribosomal protein S3 → MGQKIHPYGFRLGVIKDHTSRWFADADYASYVAEDERIRRYISERVRHSGVSQIIIERTRERITVDVWSARPGIVIGRRGAEADAIRGELEKMTGKSIKLNIKEIKTPELDAQVTAHNVAEQLRGRVSFRRAMRRATQNAMKAGAKGVRVQCSGRLGGAEMSRTEWYREGQVPLHTLRADIDYGFDEARTTYGRIGVKVWIYKGEILPEQGQEPVRPSRPKRRKADTPTEPTNQPDQYPPQEAVRPGSPAPEDAVPPGHATPAADSSAATEGFGQEPGDPTGAAAEPVVDPDKPSGEAVGEQATEAEAAAENLDVVPEARPDVTVPRETEGADADEDEAIEPNPEAIEPNPEAVEPNPEADTGDEDEGRA
- the rplC gene encoding 50S ribosomal protein L3; this translates as MVARGILGTKVGMTQVFDDDAHVIPVTVVRAGPCPVVQVRTPERDGYHAVQLGYGTDDNPTKPVAGHFAAAGVEPTEHLVELPLEGEYQPGDVVTVAQFVDGQHVDVAGTSKGKGFAGVMKRHGFGGQRASHGAHKTHRAPGAIGGAATPSRVFPGKRMAGRMGAERVTVQSLELVRVDPERNLLLIRGSVPGPNGGLLDIRDAAKRPSPAGAEGGDE
- the rplW gene encoding 50S ribosomal protein L23 gives rise to the protein MRNARDVIIAPVVSEKSYELLDEGRYTFLVHPEANKTEIKQAVEEIWDVSVAKVNTLNRKGKRKRFRFTEGRRKDTKRAIVILADGDEIDIFDAGL
- the rpsS gene encoding 30S ribosomal protein S19; this translates as MPRSVKKGPFVDLHLEKKVDELNRKNEKRVIKTWSRRSEISPEMVGHTIAVHDGRKHVPVFISESMVGHKLGEFAPTRAIKWRGAGEKQQVRGKRR
- the rplB gene encoding 50S ribosomal protein L2, yielding MAIRREKPITAGRRGMSTPDFAEVTRGEPEKSLTKPNPKRAGRNTHGRITTRHQGGGHKRKLREIDFRRTKDGVPARVASIEYDPNRSARIALLNYVDGEKRYILAPDRLKVGQWVESGEGADIRAGNALPLRNIPVGTTVHAVELRPGGGAKLGRSAGNRVQLLAKEGKKAAVRLPSGEVRLVLADCRATVGSVGNAEHELVQVGKAGRSRWKNQRPTTRGVAMNPADHPLGGGEGKSSGGRHPTNPKGKPEGRTRKAKKASDADIIRRRGKRRRR